Proteins found in one Pontibacter sp. SGAir0037 genomic segment:
- a CDS encoding vitamin K epoxide reductase family protein — MNLSTALPQLNPLHVHQPVSFVISRLLRGHKINVKQEVLEQKLAEHPFFPSLLSISDVLHGVGITHSAFKVEAQAFVENFSRPVLVYLTVQNGQFAVVEQLTGGKVKIITESGDTRHYTLDYFARVWDGVVLELDPSVFGKKVRSSGEKGLYPAYFQPVVTGSTLLLSCYLLGWNTAYFSAAQLLCLLLSLAGVGVSWVLVLQHLNKDNVLVKQLCQSNTQEGCDTVLGSRSSQLTPWLSMAEGGLLFFAGTASLLLFFEGPAFYMLLAVVAPVFSLYAIYLQAFVLRQWCKLCMLVHGIVLLNLLAATWLYTSSQPQALLPGLHQAIAFVLPAMLWFAFREFVKFFKERQHYRQEYKKLKSNPGFFHALIRKQPKVHIPEDLKVFTLGNSAAIHELVFVSNPYCGPCAEAHATVDAWLEQGTDFKVTTIFAHQSQEGDKRRQFVEWISGIGDREKLRAALHDWYSKGKLSPENWIKDHQLHKAPIRYQDEKLAQWLNIADVEATPTFFINGYKVPETYAIEDLRYLISEVE; from the coding sequence ATGAATCTGTCGACCGCACTTCCCCAACTGAATCCGCTTCATGTGCACCAGCCTGTGAGTTTTGTCATCAGCAGGCTGCTGCGGGGCCACAAAATCAACGTCAAACAGGAGGTACTCGAACAAAAGCTGGCGGAGCATCCCTTTTTTCCAAGTCTTCTGAGTATCAGCGACGTGCTGCATGGCGTGGGAATTACGCACAGTGCCTTCAAAGTGGAGGCCCAGGCCTTCGTTGAAAATTTCTCCCGCCCCGTTTTAGTTTACCTAACCGTTCAGAACGGGCAGTTTGCCGTGGTAGAACAGTTAACCGGCGGTAAAGTAAAAATTATAACTGAGAGCGGCGATACCCGCCACTACACCCTGGACTACTTTGCCAGGGTATGGGACGGGGTGGTGCTGGAACTGGATCCCTCCGTCTTCGGGAAGAAGGTACGCTCCTCGGGGGAGAAGGGCCTGTACCCTGCTTATTTCCAGCCGGTTGTTACAGGGAGCACCCTGCTGCTGAGCTGCTACCTGCTTGGCTGGAACACGGCCTATTTTTCCGCAGCGCAGCTGCTGTGCCTGCTCTTAAGTTTGGCCGGAGTAGGGGTGTCCTGGGTTTTGGTCCTGCAGCACCTAAATAAGGACAATGTGCTGGTGAAACAGTTGTGCCAAAGCAATACGCAGGAAGGGTGCGATACCGTGCTGGGCAGCAGATCCTCCCAGCTTACCCCGTGGCTGAGCATGGCCGAGGGCGGGTTACTCTTTTTCGCAGGGACGGCGTCCCTACTGCTTTTCTTTGAGGGTCCTGCTTTTTACATGCTGCTGGCGGTGGTGGCCCCGGTGTTTTCACTTTACGCGATTTACCTGCAGGCCTTTGTCCTCAGGCAATGGTGTAAGCTGTGCATGCTGGTGCATGGCATCGTGCTGTTGAACCTGCTGGCAGCTACCTGGTTGTACACGAGTTCCCAGCCACAGGCCCTTCTGCCCGGCTTGCACCAGGCCATTGCCTTCGTCCTGCCGGCCATGCTCTGGTTTGCGTTCCGAGAATTTGTCAAGTTCTTCAAGGAGCGCCAGCATTACAGGCAGGAGTACAAAAAGCTCAAGTCCAATCCGGGCTTTTTCCACGCCTTGATCAGAAAGCAGCCGAAGGTCCACATTCCGGAGGACCTAAAGGTATTCACCTTAGGGAACAGTGCGGCGATCCATGAGCTGGTGTTTGTTTCGAACCCCTACTGTGGCCCCTGTGCGGAAGCCCATGCCACGGTAGATGCCTGGTTGGAACAGGGAACGGATTTTAAAGTCACCACCATTTTTGCGCATCAGTCCCAGGAAGGGGACAAGCGTCGGCAGTTTGTGGAGTGGATCTCGGGGATCGGGGACAGGGAAAAGCTCAGAGCCGCGCTGCACGATTGGTATAGCAAAGGCAAATTATCCCCTGAAAACTGGATAAAGGACCATCAACTGCATAAGGCGCCGATCCGGTACCAGGACGAAAAGCTGGCCCAGTGGTTGAATATTGCGGACGTGGAGGCTACGCCGACCTTTTTCATCAACGGTTACAAAGTACCGGAGACCTATGCGATAGAGGACCTGCGCTACCTTATCAGCGAAGTGGAATAA
- a CDS encoding TlpA disulfide reductase family protein, with translation MGVWLGYFPFKSKTNASMTAKYLPSLSCLVLGLLLFPLCAVAQALYPYKITGKLAAGSGETVYLAKGTYIPNDSKQPIDSVKLRNNGFRLSGKVATPGPYSLFIKGQPSFKIIYLDGSQLRVDGEARAIHEARVSGSRDMEVLGVFSQEVAAIKKSEEAVINEMKEYGKRQEIQLLKASKLKLDSIQAYLHGTINRLVGQYPASYAALYYLDIYGEKVMPTDQVMALLDNMPRVYKAVPLHGELKAKLWASQNLKEGSPVIHFSLPDSAGTMFRTTANKGYWLLDFWASWCGPCRAEHPRLRALYEEFADNGFTILSVSIDTNREAWLKAVQKDKLTWQQVIAIEGKSNLAIARYGIHEIPINYLIGPDGTIIGKNLKGQQLRDKLLDLYGAQVSKERK, from the coding sequence GTGGGGGTGTGGCTGGGTTACTTTCCTTTTAAATCAAAAACCAATGCTTCTATGACTGCAAAATACCTGCCTTCGCTCAGCTGCCTTGTGCTGGGTCTCCTGTTGTTCCCGCTTTGTGCAGTGGCACAAGCCCTGTACCCATATAAGATAACCGGGAAATTGGCTGCGGGGAGCGGGGAAACGGTGTACCTGGCGAAAGGCACTTACATCCCCAACGACAGCAAGCAACCTATTGATTCTGTCAAGCTCAGGAACAATGGCTTCAGGCTCTCGGGCAAGGTGGCAACCCCTGGCCCTTATTCCCTTTTTATCAAAGGACAGCCTAGCTTTAAAATTATTTACCTCGACGGGAGCCAGCTACGGGTGGACGGCGAGGCTCGTGCCATCCACGAGGCCCGCGTCAGCGGGTCCCGCGACATGGAGGTCCTGGGTGTGTTCAGCCAGGAGGTCGCGGCGATCAAAAAAAGCGAGGAAGCTGTCATCAACGAAATGAAGGAATACGGTAAGCGGCAGGAAATTCAGTTGTTGAAGGCCTCCAAGCTTAAACTGGACTCGATACAGGCGTACCTGCACGGAACAATCAACCGGCTGGTAGGCCAGTACCCTGCCTCCTATGCGGCCCTGTACTACCTGGACATCTACGGGGAAAAGGTAATGCCCACAGACCAAGTGATGGCGCTCCTGGACAACATGCCGCGGGTGTACAAGGCAGTGCCCTTGCACGGTGAGCTGAAGGCAAAACTCTGGGCCAGCCAGAACCTGAAGGAAGGAAGCCCCGTGATTCATTTCTCGCTGCCGGATTCTGCCGGGACTATGTTCCGTACGACTGCCAACAAGGGGTACTGGCTGCTGGACTTCTGGGCAAGTTGGTGCGGCCCCTGCCGGGCGGAGCATCCCAGGTTACGGGCGCTGTACGAGGAATTCGCGGACAATGGGTTTACCATTCTGTCGGTATCCATCGACACAAACCGGGAGGCCTGGCTAAAGGCAGTCCAGAAGGACAAACTGACTTGGCAGCAGGTCATTGCCATCGAGGGTAAAAGCAACCTGGCCATAGCCAGGTACGGCATACATGAAATCCCCATCAACTACCTGATCGGCCCGGACGGGACGATCATCGGGAAAAACCTCAAAGGGCAACAGCTCAGGGACAAGCTACTGGACCTGTACGGGGCACAGGTTAGCAAGGAAAGAAAGTAG